One Benincasa hispida cultivar B227 chromosome 5, ASM972705v1, whole genome shotgun sequence genomic window carries:
- the LOC120077182 gene encoding uncharacterized protein LOC120077182: MANAIATGSSIGESTKFSTPPLNQLLNQITNTKLERGYFMLWKTLALPILRGYKLERHLSGTKICSPMFTVSTIPSIETGDFGSQASGGASSATGERTFNPLYEVWVTADQLLLGWPYNSMTPEVAVQLMGHESAKSLWDAIHSLFGVQSRAEKDYLRQVFQQTVTIAFNV; encoded by the coding sequence ATGGCCAACGCCATTGCTACAGGATCCTCAATCGGTGAATCGACAAAATTCAGCACGCCTCCACTAAATCAGCTGCTCAACCAGATAACCAACACCAAATTAGAAAGAGGCTATTTCATGTTATGGAAGACGTTAGCTCTTCCAATCTTAAGAGGATACAAACTCGAAAGGCACCTATCTGGAACTAAGATTTGCTCTCCAATGTTCACCGTCTCTACTATACCCAGTATTGAAACTGGTGATTTTGGCTCTCAAGCATCAGGAGGAGCGTCGAGCGCAACTGGTGAAAGGACTTTCAACCCATTATATGAAGTGTGGGTTACTGCTGACCAGCTCTTGTTGGGTTGGCCATACAACTCAATGACTCCCGAAGTTGCAGTGCAACTAATGGGACATGAAAGTGCTAAAAGTCTGTGGGATGCTATTCACTCTCTATTTGGAGTTCAGTCAAGAGCTGAAAAAGACTATTTGCGTCAAGTCTTTCAACAAACTGTAACGATAGCCTTCAATGTCTGA
- the LOC120078450 gene encoding uncharacterized protein LOC120078450, whose product MTLVCDVVVSNWCGFFDLSLMAISLTHPLHFDVHPLCTQFPEQVRHVIDDHNKLTLRNLSSGQCSVCEIDCSSLWVYSFNVCGVNIHPKCLLKPYGSPTKSRRILHAHAPPWAAAHKPNGYHVNPNGYDGGHFSYGGVPAPWGFPNHNFSYAPGANYGGHLPSPPIWGSIFGGGMFALVQNLAAGAIIEFISGSAGA is encoded by the coding sequence ATGACTCTCGTATGTGATGTGGTGGTCTCCAACTGGTGTGGCTTCTTTGACCTATCTTTGATGGCAATATCTCTAACACATCCACTGCACTTCGATGTCCACCCACTTTGCACTCAATTCCCTGAGCAGGTCCGCCACGTCATCGACGACCACAATAAGCTGACCCTCCGCAATCTCTCCTCTGGGCAATGCTCTGTTTGCGAAATTGATTGTTCTTCTCTCTGGGTCTACAGCTTCAATGTTTGTGGAGTCAATATCCATCCCAAATGCCTCCTTAAGCCATACGGTTCGCCGACGAAATCTCGCAGGATACTTCACGCGCACGCGCCGCCGTGGGCGGCGGCTCATAAACCTAATGGTTATCATGTGAATCCAAATGGTTATGATGGTGGCCATTTTTCTTACGGCGGCGTTCCGGCTCCTTGGGGATTTCCGaatcataattttagttatgcTCCTGGAGCTAATTATGGTGGACATCTACCGTCGCCGCCGATTTGGGGATCAATATTTGGGGGTGGAATGTTTGCTCTGGTTCAAAATTTAGCGGCAGGTGCTATTATTGAGTTTATTTCCGGTTCTGCTGGTGCTTAG
- the LOC120078414 gene encoding uncharacterized protein LOC120078414: MALVPKTTKFHFTHPNHHLQLHPDDHHDYICDGCKTSSSGTRFRCHSCNFNLHEYCANCPEKLISSSIHHHPLTLLLRKPDGARLNDRICDICRDSVDGLFYWCKDCDFNAHPLCTRLPKSLRHVIDSQHFLNLQKLPSGGCAVCKKDCSFLWEYGSGVCRVNIHLECLLEPYELPPSQQPSGGGRGTTTSRVVPPRWGSWPPPFPGGGFSGLVGIILGGNLVIVTVILVWEGIMGVMSTPPLTSFPISFCVS, translated from the coding sequence ATGGCTCTGGTTCCGAAGACCACGAAATTCCATTTCACTCATCCAAACCACCATTTGCAATTGCACCCCGACGACCACCATGATTACATTTGCGACGGCTGCAAAACCTCCAGTTCAGGTACCCGCTTCCGATGCCATTCCTGCAATTTCAATCTCCATGAATACTGCGCCAATTGCCCGGAGAAACTCATCTCCTCCTCCATCCACCACCATCCCCTCACTCTCCTCCTCCGTAAGCCCGATGGCGCTCGCCTCAACGACCGAATTTGCGACATTTGCCGGGACTCCGTCGACGGGCTGTTCTACTGGTGCAAAGACTGCGATTTCAACGCCCACCCACTTTGCACCCGGCTCCCTAAAAGCCTCCGCCATGTGATTGACAGCCAACATTTTTTGAACCTCCAAAAGCTGCCGTCCGGTGGCTGCGCCGTTTGTAAAAAGGATTGTTCTTTTCTTTGGGAGTACGGATCTGGGGTTTGTAGAGTTAATATTCATCTTGAGTGTCTGTTGGAGCCGTACGAGTTGCCGCCGAGTCAACAGCCGAGTGGGGGAGGGAGAGGGACAACTACTTCTCGTGTAGTGCCGCCGCGGTGGGGAAGTTGGCCGCCTCCGTTTCCCGGCGGTGGTTTCAGTGGATTGGTGGGTATAATTCTGGGTGGCAATTTGGTAATAGTTACGGTAATTTTGGTATGGGAGGGCATTATGGGAGTTATGTCTACCCCGCCCCTTACGTCGTTCCCGATTAGCTTCTGTGTATCGTAA